The following are from one region of the Methanobrevibacter sp. genome:
- a CDS encoding sodium-dependent transporter: protein MGNDPSSFFTSYVGGSSNLASATTIILPTLICTLTLWAVFWVISIRGVDKGIGRISTVLIPLLFTIMILIFIYSFTLPGFNVGVATLLTPDWSALFNVNVWLAAFRQTIFSLSIGQAMVYTYASYLPKNSKLVDEVLFVVIANSLYEIFIAFGVFSILGYMSLTSSIPMNELISEGTGLIFIIFPQIFNSMGLMGHVIAPLLFLSILFAGFTSSFALFEPFLSSLCDKFGWSRKKGVTTLVIVACIGTVFYSTGISSYLVEIVDEFVNNFGILILIGIQAIIFGWFYGVEKVIPVLNEFSTFKVGKTWVFTLKYLLPVLLIVIWVFGLVKLFNDANSLKIAVDIIITIIVVGLSVIFTKMSSKNT, encoded by the coding sequence ATGGGGAATGACCCTTCATCATTCTTTACAAGCTATGTTGGAGGAAGCTCAAATTTAGCCTCTGCTACTACAATAATATTGCCTACCCTGATTTGCACATTAACATTATGGGCAGTCTTTTGGGTAATCTCCATTAGGGGAGTGGATAAAGGGATTGGTAGGATTTCAACTGTTCTAATCCCATTATTATTTACAATCATGATATTGATTTTTATTTATTCATTCACATTGCCGGGATTCAATGTTGGAGTTGCCACATTGCTCACTCCCGACTGGTCGGCACTCTTCAATGTCAATGTCTGGCTTGCGGCATTCAGACAAACCATATTTTCATTAAGCATAGGTCAGGCCATGGTATATACATATGCAAGCTATCTTCCCAAAAATTCAAAGCTGGTTGACGAAGTACTGTTTGTGGTCATTGCAAACTCATTATATGAGATTTTCATAGCTTTTGGTGTGTTTTCAATACTCGGATACATGTCATTAACGTCATCAATACCAATGAATGAACTGATCAGTGAAGGTACAGGACTGATATTCATCATATTCCCACAGATATTCAATTCAATGGGACTAATGGGACATGTAATCGCTCCGTTATTATTCCTGTCAATACTGTTTGCAGGATTCACTTCTTCTTTTGCACTGTTTGAACCATTTCTTTCATCATTGTGCGATAAATTTGGATGGAGCAGGAAAAAAGGAGTCACAACCCTTGTAATTGTTGCATGCATAGGCACGGTCTTTTATTCGACAGGAATCAGCAGCTATTTGGTGGAAATCGTGGATGAATTTGTAAATAATTTTGGAATACTGATTCTGATAGGCATCCAGGCAATAATATTCGGATGGTTTTATGGAGTTGAAAAGGTCATTCCTGTGCTTAACGAGTTTTCAACCTTTAAAGTTGGAAAGACCTGGGTTTTCACACTAAAATACTTGTTGCCGGTTCTGTTAATTGTAATTTGGGTATTTGGTCTTGTAAAGTTATTCAATGATGCAAATTCGCTTAAAATAGCAGTCGACATAATTATCACAATTATTGTTGTCGGACTTTCAGTAATATTTACAAAAATGAGCAGTAAAAACACATGA